In Sulfitobacter sp. W027, a single window of DNA contains:
- a CDS encoding pyridoxal phosphate-dependent aminotransferase, translating into MTYARLTPLAERLPANVPFVGPEAQERSLGRPFKARLGANENVFGPSPRAIAAMAETEMWKYGDSESVDLRAALAELHGIAPENIIVGEGIDGLLGYLVRLLVGEGDAVVTSEGAYPTFNYHVTGFGGVLHKVPYRDDHEDPAALFAKAAEVDAKLVYLANPDNPMGTWHKGAALARALDDLPQGSLLLLDEAYIECAPEGTAPVLSADDPRVIRMRTFSKAYGLAGARIGYAIAAPELITAFHKVRNHFGLNRAAQAGALAAVQDQAYLNEVQTKIAEGRDRIAQIAEKNGLSTLPSAANFVAIDCGGDGAFAKAVLDALVARGIFVRMPFAAPQNRCIRISCSTAQELDHFAAALPDALTEARGA; encoded by the coding sequence ATGACATATGCACGCCTCACCCCCCTCGCCGAACGCCTGCCCGCCAACGTCCCCTTCGTGGGCCCCGAAGCGCAGGAGCGCAGCCTAGGCCGCCCCTTCAAAGCGCGGCTTGGCGCCAATGAAAACGTCTTTGGACCTTCGCCCCGCGCCATCGCGGCCATGGCAGAAACCGAGATGTGGAAATACGGCGATTCCGAAAGCGTAGATCTGCGCGCGGCGCTGGCCGAACTGCACGGCATCGCGCCCGAAAACATCATCGTCGGCGAAGGGATCGACGGGCTGCTGGGCTATCTCGTTCGTCTGCTGGTGGGCGAAGGCGATGCGGTGGTGACCTCCGAGGGAGCCTATCCGACCTTCAACTACCATGTCACGGGCTTTGGCGGCGTGCTGCACAAGGTGCCCTACCGCGACGATCACGAAGACCCGGCGGCGCTTTTCGCCAAGGCAGCGGAGGTGGATGCTAAGCTCGTCTACCTTGCCAATCCCGACAACCCGATGGGCACCTGGCATAAGGGTGCGGCACTGGCGCGCGCGCTCGACGACCTGCCCCAGGGCAGCCTGCTGTTGCTGGATGAGGCCTATATCGAATGCGCCCCCGAAGGCACCGCGCCCGTGCTTTCCGCCGATGACCCACGGGTGATCCGGATGCGGACCTTCTCCAAAGCCTACGGGCTTGCCGGGGCGCGGATCGGCTATGCCATCGCCGCGCCCGAGTTGATCACGGCCTTTCACAAGGTTCGCAATCACTTTGGTCTGAACCGCGCGGCACAGGCGGGTGCCTTGGCGGCGGTGCAGGATCAAGCCTACCTTAATGAGGTTCAGACCAAGATCGCCGAAGGTCGGGACAGGATCGCTCAAATCGCTGAAAAGAACGGGCTAAGCACCCTGCCCTCCGCAGCCAATTTCGTCGCGATCGACTGTGGCGGCGATGGCGCCTTCGCCAAGGCGGTCCTCGATGCGCTGGTGGCGCGGGGCATCTTTGTGCGCATGCCCTTCGCCGCGCCGCAAAACCGCTGCATCCGCATCAGTTGCAGCACGGCGCAAGAGCTGGATCACTTTGCCGCCGCATTGCCCGACGCCTTGACCGAAGCGCGCGGGGCTTAA
- a CDS encoding valine--tRNA ligase — translation MALEKTFNAAEAESRIYADWETKGAFKAGANARRDEHFSVMIPPPNVTGSLHMGHAFNNTLQDILVRWHRMQGFDTLWQPGQDHAGIATQMVVERELAATGQPGRRELGREAFTAKVWYQKQKSGGTIIDQLRRLGASCDWSRNAFTMSGAPGAPEGEEGNFHDAVIKVFVDMYNKGLIYRGKRLVNWDPHFETAISDLEVESTEVDGHMWHFKYPLAGGETYTYVERDEDGKVLFEETRDYISIATTRPETMLGDGAVAVHPSDERYASIVGKLCEIPVGPKEQRRLIPIITDEYPDKNFGSGAVKITGAHDFNDYGVAKRNNIPLYALMDTQGRMRADGLPYDQAAARAQAIAEGSEAAPEDATEINLVPDAYRGLDRFEARKRVVEDVTAEGLAVMTEATDPRLGRSAKKAPVEPGEGGEMRTEEENLVPLVEAKKIMQPFGDRSKVVIEPMLTDQWFVATDKIVQPAIDAVRSGEVTILPEQDRKVYFHWLENIEPWCISRQLWWGHQIPVWFDDEGNEYCAPTEAEAQAMAPGKTLRRDPDVLDTWFSSGLWPIGTLGWPEQTAELEKYFPTSVLVTGFDIIFFWVARMMMMQYAVVDQKPFDTVYVHALVRDEKGKKMSKSLGNVLDPLELIDEYGADAVRFTLTSMAAMGRDLKLSTQRIAGYRNFGTKLWNAHRFAEMNNVFASMPAAMPQPQATLNKWIVGETARIREEVDAALGNFRFNDAANALYAFVWGKVCDWYVELSKPLLQDDAPEAEETRATMAWVLEQSLVLLHPIMPFITEELWQTTTKRDQLLALTDWPTYTTADLLDAEADRELNWVIGLIESIRSARQQMHVPAGMKVPMLVTEMDAAAQGAWDRNEVMIKRLARVESLERAESFPKGTVSIAAPGASFGLPLAGLIDIDAEKARLQKSLDKLGKEIGGLKGRLNNPKFAASAPEEVVAEAQANLDARQEEADQLQAALDRLAELG, via the coding sequence ATGGCACTCGAAAAGACCTTCAACGCCGCCGAGGCGGAAAGCCGCATCTACGCCGATTGGGAGACCAAGGGCGCGTTCAAGGCCGGCGCGAACGCGCGGCGCGACGAGCATTTCTCGGTGATGATCCCGCCGCCGAATGTCACCGGCTCGCTGCACATGGGCCATGCCTTCAACAACACGCTTCAGGACATCCTCGTGCGCTGGCACCGGATGCAGGGGTTTGACACGCTCTGGCAGCCCGGTCAGGATCACGCGGGCATCGCCACACAGATGGTGGTCGAGCGTGAGTTGGCCGCCACCGGCCAGCCCGGCCGCCGTGAATTGGGCCGCGAGGCGTTCACCGCCAAGGTCTGGTATCAAAAGCAGAAATCCGGCGGCACGATCATCGACCAGCTGCGCCGTCTGGGCGCCTCCTGCGACTGGTCCCGCAACGCTTTCACTATGTCCGGCGCCCCCGGTGCGCCCGAGGGCGAGGAAGGCAATTTCCACGATGCCGTCATCAAGGTCTTCGTGGATATGTACAACAAGGGGCTGATCTACCGCGGCAAGCGGCTGGTCAACTGGGACCCGCATTTCGAGACCGCGATCTCTGACCTCGAGGTCGAGAGCACCGAGGTCGACGGTCACATGTGGCACTTCAAGTACCCGCTGGCGGGCGGCGAGACCTACACTTACGTAGAGCGCGACGAGGACGGCAAAGTGCTGTTCGAAGAGACCCGCGACTATATCTCCATCGCCACCACACGGCCCGAAACCATGCTCGGCGACGGTGCTGTTGCAGTTCATCCATCGGATGAACGTTATGCGTCAATCGTCGGAAAACTCTGCGAAATCCCGGTCGGCCCGAAAGAGCAGCGCCGTCTTATCCCGATCATCACCGACGAATACCCAGACAAGAACTTCGGCTCCGGTGCGGTGAAAATCACCGGCGCGCATGACTTCAACGACTACGGCGTCGCCAAGCGCAACAACATCCCGCTCTACGCGCTGATGGACACCCAAGGTCGGATGCGTGCCGATGGCCTGCCCTACGATCAGGCAGCCGCCCGCGCGCAGGCCATCGCCGAGGGTTCCGAAGCAGCGCCCGAGGACGCGACCGAGATCAACCTGGTGCCCGACGCCTACCGCGGCCTCGACCGTTTCGAGGCCCGCAAGCGCGTGGTCGAGGACGTGACTGCCGAGGGCCTTGCCGTGATGACCGAGGCCACGGACCCCCGCCTTGGCCGTTCCGCCAAGAAGGCCCCCGTCGAGCCCGGCGAAGGCGGCGAGATGCGCACCGAGGAGGAGAACCTCGTGCCGCTGGTCGAGGCCAAGAAGATCATGCAGCCCTTCGGCGACCGCTCCAAGGTGGTGATCGAGCCGATGCTGACCGACCAGTGGTTCGTCGCCACCGACAAGATCGTGCAGCCCGCCATCGACGCCGTGCGCTCGGGCGAGGTGACGATCCTGCCCGAACAGGACCGCAAGGTGTATTTCCACTGGCTGGAGAACATCGAGCCCTGGTGCATCTCGCGCCAGCTCTGGTGGGGGCACCAGATCCCGGTGTGGTTCGACGACGAGGGCAATGAGTATTGCGCGCCGACGGAGGCCGAGGCGCAGGCCATGGCGCCGGGCAAGACGCTGCGCCGCGACCCCGACGTGCTCGACACCTGGTTCTCCTCCGGCCTTTGGCCCATCGGCACGCTGGGTTGGCCCGAGCAGACGGCGGAATTGGAAAAATACTTTCCTACCTCCGTGCTGGTCACCGGTTTCGACATCATCTTCTTCTGGGTCGCCCGGATGATGATGATGCAATATGCCGTGGTCGACCAGAAACCCTTCGACACTGTCTATGTCCACGCGCTGGTGCGCGACGAGAAGGGCAAGAAGATGTCGAAGTCCTTGGGCAATGTGCTCGACCCGCTGGAGTTGATCGACGAATACGGCGCTGACGCTGTGCGCTTCACGTTGACTTCTATGGCGGCAATGGGCCGTGACCTGAAACTCAGCACGCAACGCATCGCGGGTTACCGCAACTTCGGCACCAAGCTGTGGAACGCGCACCGCTTTGCCGAGATGAACAACGTCTTTGCCAGCATGCCCGCCGCGATGCCGCAGCCGCAGGCGACGCTGAACAAGTGGATCGTTGGCGAGACCGCCCGCATCCGCGAAGAAGTGGACGCCGCCCTCGGCAACTTCCGCTTCAACGACGCGGCCAACGCGCTTTATGCCTTTGTCTGGGGCAAAGTCTGCGACTGGTATGTGGAGCTTTCCAAGCCGCTGTTGCAGGACGACGCCCCCGAGGCCGAGGAAACCCGCGCCACGATGGCTTGGGTGCTGGAGCAGTCCTTGGTGCTGCTGCACCCGATCATGCCCTTCATCACCGAAGAGCTTTGGCAGACCACCACCAAGCGCGACCAGTTGCTCGCTCTGACCGATTGGCCAACCTACACCACCGCCGATCTGTTGGATGCAGAGGCTGACCGTGAATTGAACTGGGTGATCGGCCTAATTGAAAGCATCCGGTCCGCCCGTCAGCAGATGCATGTCCCTGCGGGCATGAAGGTGCCGATGCTGGTGACCGAGATGGACGCCGCTGCCCAAGGCGCATGGGACCGCAACGAGGTGATGATCAAGCGGCTGGCACGGGTCGAGAGCCTTGAGCGCGCCGAGAGCTTTCCAAAGGGAACGGTCTCTATTGCGGCACCGGGGGCCAGCTTCGGCTTGCCGCTGGCCGGGTTGATCGACATCGATGCCGAGAAGGCGCGTCTGCAAAAGTCGCTCGACAAGCTGGGCAAGGAGATCGGCGGGCTGAAGGGGCGTTTGAACAACCCCAAGTTCGCGGCGTCTGCACCGGAAGAGGTTGTCGCCGAGGCGCAGGCCAATCTGGATGCACGTCAGGAAGAGGCCGACCAGTTGCAGGCGGCGTTGGATCGCTTGGCCGAACTGGGCTGA
- a CDS encoding crotonase/enoyl-CoA hydratase family protein: MPRVTTRIEDHIAHVTLTRADKMNAVDDDMIEAIIAAGQEVAASDARAVVLSGEGKGFCAGIDIGGLSGMLGQDVEALIMPRTHGEGTTNKWQEVSMVWHRLEIPVIAALHGVVYGAGMQLALGADIRIAAPETKLAVMEMKWGIVPDMGGMVLLPRLVRSDVLRRLIYTAAPIDAAQAERWGLVTELADDPHAAALALAQAIAGKGPNAVRAAKRLIGYAESGASDADVLEAESREQAALLGKPEQMEVIAAEFGKRPAVFK, translated from the coding sequence ATGCCCCGCGTCACCACCCGGATCGAAGACCATATCGCCCATGTGACCCTCACCCGCGCGGACAAGATGAATGCGGTGGATGATGATATGATTGAGGCGATCATCGCGGCAGGACAGGAGGTTGCGGCCTCGGATGCCCGCGCGGTGGTGTTGTCGGGTGAGGGCAAAGGGTTTTGCGCCGGCATTGATATCGGCGGGCTCTCGGGGATGCTGGGGCAGGATGTCGAAGCGTTGATCATGCCGCGCACCCATGGCGAGGGGACGACGAACAAGTGGCAGGAGGTGTCGATGGTTTGGCACCGTCTGGAAATCCCGGTGATCGCGGCGCTACATGGCGTGGTCTATGGCGCCGGGATGCAACTGGCGCTTGGGGCGGATATCCGCATTGCGGCGCCCGAGACTAAGCTTGCAGTGATGGAGATGAAATGGGGCATCGTGCCGGACATGGGGGGAATGGTGCTGCTGCCGCGTTTAGTGCGTTCGGACGTGCTGCGGCGGTTGATCTATACGGCGGCTCCGATTGACGCGGCGCAGGCCGAGCGCTGGGGGTTGGTGACAGAACTAGCCGACGATCCACACGCGGCGGCTTTGGCGCTGGCACAGGCGATCGCAGGTAAGGGGCCGAATGCGGTGCGGGCGGCGAAGCGATTGATTGGCTATGCGGAATCAGGGGCGTCGGACGCGGATGTGTTGGAGGCCGAGTCGCGGGAACAGGCGGCGCTCTTGGGCAAGCCTGAGCAGATGGAGGTGATCGCGGCAGAGTTCGGCAAGCGGCCTGCGGTGTTTAAATAG
- a CDS encoding ABC transporter ATP-binding protein translates to MNDDSYTSAQLMRWLWRDYLKKHTGLMAIAVIFMIIEGSTLGVLAKLMEPMFDRVFVGGDRGALVWVGLVLVAIFALRALATVVQKVLLTRVAQRTAADLRIDLLDRMMRQDGAFHQNHPPGFLVQRVQSDVNAVSDVWRAVITGAGRDLVGLVILMGVAIAIDPIWALLAMIGVPLMVLPAALAQRFVRARSREARDIGASLSTRLDEVFHGIVQIKLNALEAYQARQYRELTRTFIRTEVRAAFGNSAIPAMIDIMSGIGFMAVIVYGGSEIIAGNKTIGEFMTFFTALGFMFSPLRRLGAISGLWQMAAAALERIKELLDAPLHLRSPAKPVAAPDGPPDVALRDVSLSYGESKVLNGLNLTAKAGETTALVGASGAGKSTIFNLLTRLVDPQNGTVQIGGVDTTAMAIPDLRGMFSVVTQEALLFDETLRENIVLGRNDVTDEELDRVLKAAHVADFLPQLELGLETRVGPRGSALSGGQRQRVVIARALLRDTPILLLDEATSALDAQSEQVVQDALDLLAKGRTTIVIAHRLSTIRSADKIVVMDRGRVTDEGTHDELMERGGIYADLYRLQFRDGKTVSDARGLGARAAKQHRERLRQPNLIQRIGSMFFS, encoded by the coding sequence ATGAATGATGACAGTTACACCTCCGCACAGTTGATGCGTTGGCTCTGGCGAGACTATCTAAAGAAGCACACCGGCCTGATGGCCATCGCAGTGATCTTCATGATCATTGAGGGCTCGACCTTGGGCGTGCTGGCGAAACTGATGGAACCGATGTTCGACCGCGTCTTCGTGGGCGGCGACCGGGGTGCGCTGGTCTGGGTCGGTCTGGTGCTGGTCGCGATCTTTGCCCTGCGCGCACTGGCCACAGTGGTGCAAAAGGTGCTGCTGACCCGCGTGGCGCAGCGCACGGCGGCGGATCTGCGTATTGATCTGCTGGACCGGATGATGCGCCAAGACGGTGCCTTTCACCAAAACCATCCGCCCGGGTTTCTTGTGCAGCGCGTTCAGTCAGACGTCAACGCGGTCAGCGATGTATGGCGGGCGGTGATCACCGGCGCGGGGCGCGATCTGGTGGGCCTGGTAATCCTGATGGGGGTCGCCATTGCGATTGATCCGATCTGGGCGCTTTTGGCGATGATTGGCGTGCCGCTGATGGTGCTGCCAGCCGCCCTCGCCCAGCGTTTCGTCCGCGCCCGCTCGCGCGAGGCGCGCGACATCGGCGCCAGCCTCTCGACCCGTTTGGACGAGGTCTTTCACGGCATCGTCCAAATCAAGCTCAACGCGCTGGAAGCCTATCAGGCCCGGCAATACCGCGAGTTGACCCGCACCTTCATCCGCACTGAGGTTCGCGCCGCCTTTGGCAACTCGGCGATCCCCGCAATGATCGATATCATGTCGGGCATCGGTTTCATGGCCGTGATCGTCTACGGCGGGTCCGAGATCATCGCGGGCAACAAGACCATTGGCGAGTTCATGACCTTCTTCACGGCGCTTGGGTTCATGTTCTCCCCCCTGCGCCGTCTGGGGGCGATCAGCGGGCTTTGGCAGATGGCCGCTGCAGCTTTAGAGCGGATCAAGGAACTGCTCGACGCGCCGCTGCACCTGCGCAGCCCCGCCAAACCTGTGGCCGCGCCCGATGGCCCGCCGGATGTAGCGCTGCGGGATGTCTCGCTTTCATATGGCGAATCCAAGGTGCTTAACGGGCTGAACTTGACGGCGAAAGCCGGTGAAACCACTGCGCTTGTCGGCGCATCGGGGGCCGGGAAGTCGACCATTTTTAACCTGCTGACTCGGCTGGTTGATCCGCAAAACGGCACTGTGCAGATCGGTGGGGTGGACACCACCGCCATGGCAATCCCTGACCTGCGCGGCATGTTCTCGGTCGTGACCCAAGAGGCGCTCCTGTTCGACGAAACCCTCCGCGAGAATATCGTGCTGGGCCGTAATGATGTGACCGATGAAGAACTCGACCGGGTGCTGAAAGCTGCCCATGTGGCCGACTTCCTGCCGCAGCTTGAACTGGGGCTTGAGACCCGGGTCGGGCCCCGCGGCTCGGCCCTGTCGGGTGGGCAGCGTCAGCGCGTGGTCATCGCCCGCGCCCTCCTGCGCGATACCCCCATCCTCCTTTTGGACGAGGCCACCAGCGCATTGGATGCGCAATCAGAGCAGGTTGTGCAAGACGCGCTCGATCTGCTTGCCAAGGGCCGTACCACAATTGTCATTGCGCACCGTCTGTCGACCATCCGCAGCGCTGACAAGATCGTGGTGATGGATCGAGGCCGCGTCACCGATGAGGGCACCCATGATGAGCTGATGGAGCGCGGCGGCATCTATGCGGATCTCTACCGCCTGCAATTCCGCGACGGCAAAACGGTTTCCGATGCTCGCGGTCTGGGCGCACGCGCGGCAAAGCAGCACCGCGAGAGGCTGCGACAGCCCAACCTGATACAGCGCATCGGCTCTATGTTCTTCAGTTAA
- a CDS encoding Lrp/AsnC family transcriptional regulator, with translation MKPQLDDTDRALIAALRSNARLPVADLARSLGLARTTVQARLERLERSGAIVGYTLRLGEAARAPLHATALVNIELRAGPAVLARLRSLPGVQVVHTTSGRFDLLVQIAAQTTQELDETLDRIGETRGVKGSESLIHLSTKIDRRG, from the coding sequence ATGAAACCACAACTTGACGATACAGACCGCGCTTTGATCGCGGCACTTCGATCCAACGCCCGCCTGCCGGTCGCTGATCTGGCCCGCAGTCTTGGGCTTGCCCGCACCACCGTTCAGGCCCGGCTTGAGCGGCTAGAGCGCAGCGGTGCCATCGTCGGCTACACCCTGCGCTTGGGCGAGGCTGCCCGCGCGCCGCTGCACGCCACGGCTCTGGTCAACATCGAACTGCGCGCCGGCCCCGCCGTGCTGGCCCGGCTGCGCAGCCTGCCCGGCGTGCAGGTCGTCCACACCACCTCGGGCCGCTTTGACTTGCTGGTGCAGATCGCCGCGCAAACCACGCAGGAACTGGACGAAACCCTCGACCGTATCGGCGAGACGCGGGGCGTGAAGGGCAGCGAAAGCCTGATCCACCTGAGCACCAAGATCGACAGACGCGGCTAA
- a CDS encoding alanine--glyoxylate aminotransferase family protein yields MTTHIKLAQGRSYLAIPGPSVMPEAVLSAMHRAAPNIYEGELVEMMPALAADLKRVARTDRHVAMYISNGHGAWEAALSNVIAPGDRVLVLATGRFGHGWAEMATGLGAEVEILDFGRNAPVDLAQVAERLKADSGHQIRAVMAVHVDTSSSVRNDVPGLRRLLDEAGHPALLMADCIASLGCERFEMDAWGVDVMVTASQKGLMVPPGMAFVFFNDRAEEARARLPRVSRYWDWSPRAHAEEFYQYHGGTAPTHHLYGLRAALDMIHEEGIEQVWQRHETLARAVWAACEAWSAQGSLRFNIEDRALRSHAVTALRLQAPHATELRDWVQSNLGLTLGVGLGMALPGEPAWHGFFRLGHMGHVNGHMVMGLLGGIEAGLSALKIEHGPGALQAAAEVIGGA; encoded by the coding sequence ATGACAACGCATATTAAACTCGCTCAAGGTCGTTCATACCTTGCCATTCCCGGCCCTTCGGTCATGCCCGAAGCGGTGCTAAGCGCGATGCACCGCGCGGCCCCCAATATCTATGAGGGCGAGTTGGTTGAGATGATGCCTGCACTGGCCGCTGACCTGAAGCGCGTGGCGCGTACAGATCGTCATGTGGCGATGTATATCAGCAACGGCCACGGCGCTTGGGAGGCAGCGCTGAGCAATGTCATTGCACCCGGCGACCGGGTGCTGGTCTTGGCCACGGGGCGATTTGGCCATGGCTGGGCCGAGATGGCAACGGGGCTGGGGGCCGAGGTGGAGATCCTCGACTTTGGCCGCAACGCGCCTGTTGATCTGGCGCAGGTGGCCGAGCGATTAAAGGCTGACAGCGGCCATCAGATCAGGGCGGTGATGGCGGTCCATGTGGACACCTCAAGCTCGGTGCGCAACGATGTGCCCGGGCTGCGCCGTCTGTTGGATGAGGCAGGCCACCCTGCGCTCTTGATGGCCGATTGTATTGCCTCGCTTGGATGTGAGCGGTTCGAGATGGACGCTTGGGGCGTCGATGTCATGGTCACCGCCTCGCAAAAGGGGCTCATGGTGCCGCCGGGCATGGCTTTCGTGTTCTTCAACGACAGAGCGGAGGAGGCCCGCGCGCGTCTGCCACGAGTGAGTCGCTATTGGGATTGGTCGCCGCGCGCCCATGCGGAGGAGTTCTACCAATACCACGGCGGCACCGCCCCGACGCATCACCTTTATGGCCTGCGCGCCGCCCTTGATATGATCCACGAAGAGGGGATCGAGCAGGTCTGGCAGCGCCACGAGACCTTGGCCCGCGCGGTTTGGGCGGCCTGTGAAGCATGGTCGGCCCAAGGCAGCCTGCGGTTCAACATCGAAGACCGCGCCTTGCGCAGCCATGCCGTCACCGCGTTGCGGCTGCAAGCGCCCCATGCGACTGAACTGCGCGATTGGGTGCAAAGCAATCTGGGTCTGACGCTGGGTGTCGGGCTGGGCATGGCCCTGCCGGGGGAGCCTGCGTGGCATGGTTTTTTCCGCCTCGGCCATATGGGCCATGTGAACGGCCATATGGTCATGGGGCTGCTCGGCGGGATTGAAGCTGGGCTTTCGGCGCTGAAGATCGAACACGGGCCCGGCGCACTGCAAGCGGCGGCGGAAGTGATCGGCGGGGCTTAA
- a CDS encoding TIGR04283 family arsenosugar biosynthesis glycosyltransferase, which produces MRAPISIVIPSLNAAAALPACLAALVEGLQAGLIREVIVSDGGSTDNTRALAEGWGAEVILGAPSRGGQLRRGCGAARGDWLLVLHADTVLAPGWTDAAQNHMTNRGGAAGWFRLRFDQRGLVPRLVAGWANLRSGLGLPYGDQGLLLPRALYEEVGGYPDQPLMEDVALARALRGRLHRLEGLAITSAEKYRRQGWLRRGGRNLWTLGRYAMGASPDDLAQSYRRS; this is translated from the coding sequence ATGCGCGCGCCGATCTCTATCGTCATTCCCAGCCTGAATGCAGCCGCCGCGCTGCCCGCCTGCCTCGCTGCTCTTGTCGAAGGATTGCAGGCCGGGTTGATCCGCGAGGTGATCGTCAGCGATGGCGGATCAACGGATAACACCCGCGCATTGGCCGAAGGCTGGGGGGCAGAGGTGATTTTGGGCGCGCCGTCACGGGGCGGGCAGTTGCGGCGTGGGTGTGGGGCTGCGCGGGGCGATTGGCTCTTGGTGCTTCATGCAGACACAGTGCTGGCGCCGGGCTGGACCGATGCGGCGCAGAACCACATGACGAACAGGGGCGGGGCTGCGGGATGGTTCCGCCTACGGTTCGATCAGCGGGGGCTGGTACCGCGGTTGGTGGCGGGCTGGGCAAACCTGCGCAGCGGTCTTGGCCTGCCCTATGGCGATCAGGGTCTGTTGCTGCCCCGCGCGCTTTATGAAGAGGTGGGCGGCTATCCGGATCAGCCACTGATGGAGGATGTTGCCTTGGCCCGCGCTCTGCGCGGTCGGCTGCACCGGCTGGAAGGGCTGGCCATCACCAGCGCCGAAAAGTACCGCCGCCAAGGGTGGCTTCGCCGGGGTGGCCGCAATCTATGGACACTTGGACGTTACGCGATGGGGGCAAGCCCTGACGACCTCGCGCAGAGCTATCGGCGCTCGTGA
- a CDS encoding type III PLP-dependent enzyme, whose translation MQHTAPLSATPAAYLAKHSPDAPVLFLAPSVLQATARRFQADFDGLVTYAVKANDRTEVLSNLVAAGITTFDVASPAEMAAVRAVCPQAVLHYNNPVRSAAEVKAGIAADVYSWSIDDMSELAKLHDVPRDNEVAVRFALPVKGAAYDFGSKFGAAPEQAAALLRAVVEMGFTPSMCFHPGTQCNDPQAWVQYVHAAADILRMADVSIERLNIGGGFAVDRGFDSPDHRAVFAAVKAALVENFGAEAPRLLCEPGRAMVADAAVLATRIKGMRNEGRTVFLNDGIYGGLPDLRDMGLSGLVDVVGPDGALRQGAPKPRVVFGPTCDSLDRLPDGLPLPEDAQTGDYLLFGGMGAYSIAMSTVFNGYGLAGVALVSDLGAQPKRKAA comes from the coding sequence ATGCAGCATACCGCCCCCCTTTCAGCCACGCCCGCCGCCTATCTGGCGAAACACAGCCCTGACGCGCCGGTGCTGTTCCTTGCGCCTTCGGTACTGCAAGCCACGGCGCGGCGCTTTCAGGCGGACTTTGATGGGCTGGTGACCTATGCGGTCAAGGCCAATGACCGGACAGAGGTGTTGTCGAACCTCGTCGCCGCCGGGATCACCACTTTTGATGTCGCTTCTCCGGCGGAGATGGCAGCGGTTCGCGCGGTCTGCCCGCAGGCGGTGCTGCATTACAACAACCCGGTGCGTTCGGCAGCGGAGGTAAAGGCCGGGATCGCGGCGGACGTCTATAGCTGGTCGATTGATGACATGTCGGAACTGGCCAAGCTGCACGACGTGCCGCGCGACAATGAGGTGGCGGTGCGGTTCGCGCTGCCGGTCAAGGGTGCGGCCTATGATTTCGGGTCCAAATTCGGCGCGGCGCCTGAGCAGGCGGCGGCGCTGCTGCGCGCGGTGGTAGAGATGGGGTTCACCCCTTCGATGTGTTTCCATCCCGGCACGCAGTGCAATGACCCGCAAGCTTGGGTGCAATACGTCCACGCGGCGGCGGATATCCTGCGGATGGCGGATGTCTCGATCGAACGGTTGAACATTGGCGGAGGCTTTGCCGTCGATCGTGGGTTTGACTCGCCCGATCACCGGGCTGTTTTCGCTGCCGTGAAAGCGGCGTTGGTTGAGAATTTTGGCGCGGAAGCACCGAGGCTGCTCTGCGAGCCGGGCCGCGCGATGGTTGCCGATGCGGCTGTCTTGGCGACCCGTATCAAGGGGATGCGCAATGAGGGGCGGACTGTCTTCTTGAACGACGGAATCTATGGGGGGCTGCCCGATCTGCGCGACATGGGCCTGTCGGGGCTGGTCGATGTGGTCGGCCCTGATGGCGCGCTGCGCCAAGGGGCACCCAAACCGCGTGTGGTCTTTGGCCCGACTTGCGATTCGCTGGACCGTTTGCCCGACGGCCTGCCATTGCCTGAGGATGCGCAGACCGGGGATTACCTCTTGTTCGGCGGTATGGGGGCCTATTCCATCGCCATGTCGACCGTCTTTAATGGCTATGGTCTGGCGGGGGTCGCACTTGTGTCGGACCTCGGGGCTCAGCCCAAGCGCAAGGCGGCCTGA